From a region of the uncultured Desulfatiglans sp. genome:
- the malQ gene encoding 4-alpha-glucanotransferase, with product MNIRSSGILLHITSLPSPFGIGDLGPEAYRFADFLAGARQSVWQILPLNPTGESPYHSDSAFAANPLLISPELLVRADLLDEADLHPLPPLRQDQVDFAAVIAFKEGLFERAFERFDPERDPAFREFCDAHAGWLDDYALFRALKSRYNGVVWRNWPSDLRDREPAAIDQARHDHRRRIRKEKFLQYLFYTQWSALKRYCNRKGILIFGDIPIYVTYDSADVWTHPDLFKLDHERRPEVVAGVPPDYFSRTGQLWGNPVYNWTVLQERNYDWWIERFARNRELFDFVRIDHFRGLVAYWEVPASEPNAINGRWVEAPALDFFTTLFRRFPALPVLAEDLGLITADVREVVAQFGFPGMKVLLFAFGPDMPANPYIPHNLPVNCVAYTGTHDNNTIRGWFENETSEEDKQRIFAYIGRQVPVEELHWELIRLLMRSAAGMVIVPVQDLLGLGQEARMNNPGLNGGNWGWRLSPGMTTLETQERLRRITEMVGRG from the coding sequence ATGAACATTCGAAGCAGCGGCATTCTTCTACATATCACCTCCCTGCCGTCGCCCTTCGGCATAGGGGACCTCGGCCCCGAGGCCTACCGTTTCGCGGACTTTCTGGCCGGCGCCAGACAATCCGTCTGGCAGATCCTGCCCCTGAACCCCACAGGAGAATCCCCTTACCACAGCGATTCGGCCTTTGCCGCCAATCCCCTCCTGATCAGCCCCGAGCTGCTGGTGCGCGCCGACCTGCTGGACGAGGCCGACCTCCATCCGCTCCCGCCTCTTCGACAGGATCAGGTGGACTTCGCCGCGGTGATCGCCTTCAAAGAAGGGCTGTTCGAACGGGCCTTCGAGCGGTTCGACCCGGAGCGGGACCCCGCCTTTCGGGAATTCTGCGATGCCCACGCCGGCTGGCTGGATGACTACGCGTTGTTCAGAGCCCTCAAATCAAGGTACAACGGCGTGGTCTGGAGGAATTGGCCTTCCGATCTGCGGGACCGCGAACCCGCTGCCATCGACCAGGCGAGGCACGACCATCGCCGGCGCATCCGCAAGGAGAAATTCCTTCAGTATCTCTTCTACACGCAGTGGTCCGCCCTGAAGCGCTACTGCAACCGGAAGGGGATCCTGATCTTCGGCGACATCCCCATCTACGTCACCTACGACAGCGCCGATGTCTGGACCCACCCGGACCTGTTCAAACTCGACCACGAGAGGCGGCCGGAGGTCGTGGCCGGGGTTCCGCCGGATTACTTCAGCCGGACCGGGCAGCTGTGGGGCAACCCGGTGTACAACTGGACGGTCCTTCAGGAAAGGAACTACGACTGGTGGATCGAGCGGTTCGCCCGCAACCGCGAGCTCTTCGACTTCGTGCGGATCGACCACTTCAGGGGGTTGGTCGCCTATTGGGAGGTGCCGGCCTCGGAGCCGAACGCAATCAACGGCCGGTGGGTCGAGGCCCCCGCCCTCGACTTCTTCACCACGCTGTTCCGCCGCTTCCCGGCCCTGCCGGTGCTTGCAGAGGACCTGGGCCTCATCACCGCGGATGTCCGCGAGGTCGTGGCGCAGTTCGGTTTCCCGGGTATGAAGGTCCTCCTCTTCGCCTTCGGTCCGGATATGCCGGCCAACCCCTACATTCCGCACAACCTGCCCGTGAACTGCGTCGCCTACACGGGGACGCACGACAACAACACCATCCGGGGCTGGTTCGAGAACGAGACCTCGGAGGAGGACAAGCAGCGGATCTTTGCCTACATCGGGCGGCAGGTGCCCGTCGAGGAGCTTCACTGGGAACTGATCCGGCTCCTGATGCGCTCGGCGGCCGGCATGGTCATCGTCCCCGTGCAGGATCTGCTGGGGCTCGGGCAGGAGGCCCGAATGAACAACCCGGGCCTGAACGGTGGGAATTGGGGATGGCGCCTTTCGCCGGGCATGACAACCCTGGAAACGCAAGAGAGGTTGAGGCGGATCACCGAGATGGTCGGCAGGGGATGA
- a CDS encoding PAS domain S-box, translating into MNLSEILLRHRDRIIHDWVERLHRDVSPTYSALPEENLLRTIPAVTDANYAVLAAGDHSRIDAFIEWIGNIRSSAGFSVSEVQKAFELYRAILLPILAAELEAPDLLPAIQHLNDCLSYTLHRFSDHFQALHNAEIKRYAQTLEVKVAERTRQLAESESKYRTLVEKIRDGYFVSRAGRILFANKAFCGMHGYPKKDVLGRPFTDFVAAGSLGKIRRIDEGQPPGRSHGRQYVYNRLHRNGTELPTENTVTLALYEGKAATIGISRDIAERVEIERRVREAEGLARIGHLTTSLAHEIRNPLSSVKMSVQMILKNTGFGATDRRRLEILAQQISRLEAIVGDMLDLARPLRFAFAPASIIDAIEMSLEVLEAKLNEKRIHVRRRFGKALPLLAIDREKMEQAIINLLLNAVEAVEAEGRIQLSARLLRKKNAVEVAICDNGPGVSPEDLPYLFDPFFSKKAKGTGLGLANTKRIVEAHGASIHASPAQGGGLCFFMVFPTSPGPSAGSGIET; encoded by the coding sequence ATGAATCTTTCCGAGATCCTGCTCCGGCATCGGGACAGGATCATCCACGACTGGGTCGAGAGGCTCCACAGGGATGTAAGCCCCACCTATTCGGCCTTGCCCGAGGAGAACCTCCTGAGGACCATCCCGGCGGTGACGGATGCCAACTACGCCGTCCTGGCCGCGGGCGACCACTCGAGGATCGACGCCTTTATCGAGTGGATCGGCAACATCCGCTCGAGCGCCGGGTTTTCGGTATCCGAGGTCCAGAAGGCCTTCGAACTCTACCGGGCCATCCTTCTGCCCATTTTGGCCGCCGAACTGGAGGCCCCGGACCTGCTGCCGGCCATCCAGCATCTGAACGACTGCCTCAGCTACACCCTGCATCGATTCAGCGACCATTTCCAGGCGCTCCACAACGCCGAGATCAAAAGGTATGCCCAGACGCTCGAGGTCAAGGTCGCCGAGCGCACCCGGCAACTGGCCGAATCCGAATCGAAGTACCGCACGCTGGTCGAAAAGATTCGGGACGGGTATTTCGTAAGCCGGGCGGGAAGGATCCTCTTCGCCAACAAGGCGTTTTGCGGCATGCACGGCTACCCTAAAAAGGATGTGCTCGGACGCCCGTTCACCGACTTCGTCGCAGCCGGATCGCTCGGGAAGATCCGCCGGATCGATGAAGGGCAACCGCCGGGGAGATCGCACGGCAGGCAGTATGTCTACAACCGGCTTCACCGCAACGGAACGGAGCTGCCCACCGAGAACACGGTGACACTCGCGCTGTACGAGGGGAAGGCGGCGACCATCGGCATCTCCCGGGACATCGCGGAGCGGGTGGAAATCGAACGGCGGGTACGGGAAGCGGAAGGTCTTGCGCGCATCGGGCACCTGACGACATCTCTCGCCCACGAGATCCGGAACCCCTTGTCATCCGTCAAGATGAGCGTCCAGATGATCCTGAAGAACACCGGCTTCGGCGCGACGGACCGGCGGAGGCTCGAGATCCTCGCCCAACAGATCTCCCGCCTCGAAGCCATCGTGGGCGACATGCTCGACCTCGCCAGACCCCTGCGTTTCGCCTTTGCGCCCGCCTCCATCATCGATGCGATCGAGATGTCGCTCGAGGTGCTCGAGGCCAAGCTGAACGAAAAGCGGATTCACGTGCGCAGACGATTTGGCAAAGCGCTCCCTCTCCTTGCCATCGACCGGGAAAAGATGGAGCAGGCGATCATCAACCTTCTCCTGAACGCGGTCGAAGCGGTGGAAGCGGAGGGGCGCATTCAGCTCTCGGCTCGGCTTCTGCGGAAAAAGAACGCCGTCGAGGTGGCGATATGCGACAATGGCCCCGGGGTAAGCCCTGAAGATTTGCCCTATCTCTTCGACCCGTTCTTCAGCAAGAAAGCAAAAGGCACCGGCCTCGGGCTCGCCAATACCAAACGCATCGTCGAGGCCCACGGGGCGTCCATCCACGCCTCCCCCGCGCAGGGAGGAGGTCTGTGTTTCTTCATGGTGTTCCCCACTTCGCCGGGACCGTCCGCGGGCTCCGGCATTGAAACATGA
- the atoC gene encoding Acetoacetate metabolism regulatory protein AtoC — protein sequence MAKPTLLIVDDEPSSLELLEGYLRDKGFHVACAVTGTECIDKARSLQPDVVILDVRLPDRSGLEILKELRKGENPPYVIIITAFHDMDTTIQAIRSGAFEYIPKPIDVDELEDAIQRALELSRMRRRQAPARRPRDQEFKKGEIIGKTREMNEIFKTIGVLSANRVNVLIEGETGTGKELVARAIHSHSAWKDQPFVAINCSAIVENLLESELFGHEKGAFTGAVSSKKGMFEIAEAGTLFLDEVGEIPVELQAKLLRVLQEKEFLRVGGEKPLQLKARIIAATNRNLRSMVRKGAFREDLFYRLSVATVRIPPLRDRQADIPLIVDHLLKRIGTELQHRIEGVEEAAMQRMIRYPWPGNVRELENILTKTAILTKGSLITDAVTAPLLNKTHAGRGSDEPAKAPEDQPAESERERILRVLNEVHWHYGKACEQLGISRPTLSRRMKLYGIESKSRRSLRG from the coding sequence ATGGCTAAACCAACCCTGCTGATCGTCGACGACGAACCCTCTTCGCTCGAACTCCTGGAGGGCTATCTCCGTGACAAAGGATTCCATGTCGCCTGCGCCGTGACCGGCACCGAATGCATCGACAAAGCCCGCTCGCTGCAGCCCGATGTCGTCATCCTGGACGTGCGGCTGCCGGACAGAAGCGGACTGGAGATCCTGAAGGAACTCCGGAAAGGAGAGAATCCCCCCTATGTGATCATCATCACCGCCTTTCACGACATGGACACCACCATCCAGGCGATCCGCTCCGGCGCCTTCGAGTACATCCCCAAACCCATCGATGTCGACGAACTGGAAGATGCCATCCAAAGGGCGCTCGAGCTGTCCAGGATGCGCAGGCGCCAGGCTCCCGCCCGAAGGCCCCGGGACCAGGAATTCAAAAAGGGCGAGATCATCGGCAAGACCAGGGAGATGAACGAGATCTTCAAGACGATCGGCGTCTTGTCCGCCAACCGGGTCAATGTCCTGATCGAGGGTGAAACCGGGACCGGCAAGGAGTTGGTCGCCCGTGCCATCCACTCTCACAGCGCCTGGAAGGACCAGCCCTTCGTCGCGATCAACTGCTCGGCCATCGTCGAAAACCTCCTCGAAAGCGAGCTTTTCGGGCACGAAAAAGGCGCCTTCACCGGTGCGGTCTCCTCCAAGAAGGGGATGTTCGAGATCGCCGAAGCCGGCACCCTTTTTCTGGACGAAGTGGGCGAGATCCCGGTCGAACTGCAGGCAAAGCTCCTTCGAGTCCTTCAGGAAAAGGAATTTCTGCGCGTGGGCGGCGAAAAGCCCCTGCAGCTCAAGGCCCGGATCATCGCGGCAACGAACCGGAACCTCCGCAGCATGGTCCGCAAGGGGGCTTTCAGGGAGGACCTCTTCTACCGGTTGAGCGTAGCCACCGTCCGGATCCCGCCACTCAGGGATCGTCAGGCCGACATCCCTCTGATCGTCGACCACCTTCTGAAGCGTATCGGCACCGAACTGCAGCACCGGATCGAGGGCGTCGAAGAAGCCGCGATGCAGCGGATGATCCGCTATCCCTGGCCGGGGAATGTGCGGGAGTTGGAAAACATCCTCACCAAAACGGCGATTCTCACCAAGGGGAGCCTCATCACGGACGCGGTGACCGCCCCTCTCCTGAATAAAACCCATGCGGGAAGAGGAAGCGACGAGCCCGCAAAGGCTCCGGAAGACCAGCCGGCCGAATCTGAGCGCGAGCGGATCCTGCGGGTCCTGAACGAGGTCCACTGGCATTACGGCAAGGCCTGCGAACAACTCGGGATCTCCCGCCCCACCCTGAGCAGGCGGATGAAGCTTTACGGCATCGAGTCGAAATCCCGGCGATCCTTGCGCGGCTGA
- the bclA gene encoding Benzoate--CoA ligase — MNEQIRQDTFNIASRLLDENAAERGDKVAIYCGEETVTYRDVLKNVNRFANVLKKLNVKPTERVMIHLPDSPMFIYAFLGSIKHGAWPVPVNTMLGVADYEYLLENSEARVLVTEKTSKAACAGTRHLCYRLFADDGLDEWLSEASDEAEAHPAHEDDIAFWLYSSGSTGRPKGTPHKHIDLLFIANAYGRHVLHITEEDKLFSVSKLFFAYGLGNNLAIPFRYGAPVVLLSDRPSPENVLQIIQEQQPTIFFGVPTQYNSLLKKIDQIRFESLRLCASAGEALPPEVLRKWREKTGLTILDGIGSTEAMHIFISNYSDDVLEGTSGRLVPGFQAKIVDLSGKEVPQGVPGHLLIRGRSITPGYWKRPEENAEKMLEGGWFRTGDIYSQVGGYFTYQGRGDDMLKVGGIWVSPVEIENVLMEHKAVHECAVVGQEIEGLIKPFAYVILEPQYAGADTDKPRLSRELLDYAAGRLPRFKCPWDIMLPDELPKTATGKIQRFKLRMPERQAA; from the coding sequence ATGAACGAGCAGATCAGACAGGACACGTTCAATATCGCCTCACGGCTCCTGGACGAGAACGCCGCCGAGCGAGGGGACAAGGTCGCGATCTACTGCGGAGAAGAAACCGTCACCTACCGGGACGTACTGAAGAATGTCAACCGATTCGCGAACGTCCTCAAAAAGCTGAACGTCAAGCCGACCGAACGCGTCATGATCCATCTGCCCGATTCGCCGATGTTCATCTATGCCTTCCTGGGCAGCATCAAGCACGGCGCCTGGCCGGTCCCGGTCAACACCATGCTGGGCGTGGCCGACTACGAATACCTCCTCGAGAACAGTGAGGCGCGTGTTCTGGTCACGGAAAAGACCAGCAAGGCGGCCTGCGCCGGGACACGCCACCTTTGCTACCGCCTCTTCGCCGATGACGGACTGGATGAATGGCTTTCGGAGGCCTCGGACGAGGCCGAGGCCCATCCCGCCCATGAAGACGACATCGCCTTCTGGCTCTACAGCTCGGGCAGCACCGGGCGCCCCAAGGGGACGCCCCACAAGCACATCGACCTGCTGTTCATCGCCAATGCCTACGGCCGGCATGTCCTGCACATCACGGAAGAAGACAAGCTCTTTTCGGTGAGCAAGCTCTTTTTCGCCTACGGGCTCGGAAACAACCTCGCTATCCCGTTCCGCTACGGCGCGCCGGTCGTTCTCCTCTCCGACCGGCCTTCGCCAGAAAACGTGCTGCAGATCATCCAGGAACAGCAGCCGACAATCTTTTTCGGCGTACCGACCCAGTACAACTCCCTCCTGAAAAAGATCGACCAGATCCGTTTCGAGTCCCTCAGGCTCTGTGCGTCGGCCGGGGAGGCGCTTCCGCCCGAAGTCCTGAGGAAATGGCGCGAGAAGACGGGGCTCACCATTCTCGATGGGATCGGCTCCACCGAAGCGATGCACATCTTCATCTCCAACTACTCGGATGATGTCCTCGAAGGGACCTCGGGACGCCTCGTCCCCGGATTCCAGGCAAAGATCGTGGACCTCTCGGGAAAAGAGGTTCCGCAGGGCGTGCCGGGGCACCTGCTCATCAGGGGCCGCAGCATCACACCGGGCTACTGGAAAAGGCCGGAAGAAAACGCCGAGAAGATGCTCGAAGGGGGCTGGTTCAGGACCGGTGACATCTACAGCCAGGTCGGAGGCTATTTCACCTACCAGGGGCGTGGGGACGACATGCTGAAGGTCGGCGGAATCTGGGTCTCGCCCGTCGAAATCGAAAACGTCCTCATGGAGCACAAGGCTGTTCACGAGTGCGCCGTGGTCGGACAGGAGATCGAGGGGCTGATCAAGCCGTTTGCCTATGTCATTCTCGAACCGCAGTACGCGGGCGCCGACACGGACAAGCCCAGGCTCAGCCGTGAACTGCTCGACTACGCAGCCGGCAGACTCCCGAGGTTCAAGTGCCCCTGGGACATCATGCTGCCGGACGAACTCCCGAAGACCGCCACCGGAAAGATCCAGCGCTTCAAGCTGCGCATGCCCGAGCGGCAGGCTGCTTAA